In Mycolicibacterium alvei, a single window of DNA contains:
- a CDS encoding tyrosine-protein phosphatase, which translates to MTVELWELSGAWNFRDVAETAGIRPGLLYRSSELSRLTDDGRMAFRGLGITDVADLRSHQEVVRRGPGQVPDGVTVHMLPFHRDDASNQDAPHENTFQRVMAESPDGEDVSTSARRYMTEVYEEFPSLPGAHTAVREVISLLGANRPVIAHCFAGKDRTGFTVATVLTAVGVNRDAVITDFLRSNDATVALRERIMESVRARADSAEAITYAEARLSDDVLGVHEEYLDAAWRKLDAAYGSVQGFLEASGVSAEDLAALRASLVG; encoded by the coding sequence ATGACCGTCGAGCTGTGGGAACTGTCGGGGGCATGGAACTTTCGTGACGTCGCCGAGACCGCCGGAATCCGGCCGGGCCTGCTGTACCGCTCCAGTGAGTTGAGCCGGCTCACCGACGACGGCCGCATGGCGTTTCGCGGGCTGGGCATCACCGATGTCGCCGACCTGCGCTCGCACCAGGAAGTCGTGCGGCGCGGGCCGGGTCAGGTGCCCGACGGGGTGACCGTGCACATGCTGCCGTTCCACCGGGACGACGCCTCCAACCAGGACGCACCACACGAGAACACCTTTCAGCGGGTGATGGCCGAGTCGCCCGACGGCGAGGACGTCTCAACCTCCGCGCGCCGCTACATGACCGAGGTCTACGAAGAATTCCCCAGCCTGCCCGGCGCGCATACCGCTGTGCGGGAGGTGATTTCGCTGCTCGGAGCAAACCGCCCGGTCATCGCGCACTGCTTCGCGGGCAAGGACCGGACCGGGTTCACCGTGGCGACCGTGCTCACTGCCGTCGGCGTGAACCGCGATGCGGTCATCACCGACTTCCTGCGCAGCAACGACGCGACCGTCGCCCTGCGGGAACGCATCATGGAATCGGTACGGGCCCGGGCAGATTCGGCCGAGGCGATCACCTACGCCGAGGCCCGGTTGTCCGACGACGTGCTGGGCGTACATGAGGAGTACCTCGACGCGGCGTGGCGAAAGCTCGACGCGGCGTACGGGTCGGTGCAAGGTTTCCTCGAGGCGTCGGGGGTGTCTGCCGAGGATCTCGCGGCACTGCGGGCCAGCCTGGTGGGTTGA
- a CDS encoding sensor histidine kinase, translating to MAGGRVVEFFTSQPVRVSALLRLPLIGLIVVLVSVWEVDHWLPGLYAVILSVYAAVAVLWLVVVFRGPMPAWAEWASTAVDVLVLVTLCAVSGGATAALLPVFFLLPISVAFQDRPWLTALLGGSTALGYLAVWILYSERDDNVGLPDIVYMHVGFLAWLAVASTALSFVLARRSARVRTLMEVRRQLVSESTRADDLRNAELAEHLHDGPLQTLLAARLELDEIRERIADPGLDRVHAALQETAVGLRSTVTALHPQVLAQLGITPAVRELLRQYETRPDLTVRADLEDVGRPEGQALLYRAARELLANINKHAGATTISVGLYRAGERVVLTVADNGTGFDPSVLAEAVAEGHIGLASLQVRIEAMGGSMAISSEAGFGTQVRVTL from the coding sequence ATGGCAGGCGGGCGCGTCGTCGAATTCTTCACCAGCCAACCGGTCCGCGTCTCGGCGCTGCTGCGGCTTCCGCTGATCGGCCTGATCGTGGTGCTGGTCTCGGTGTGGGAAGTCGACCACTGGTTGCCCGGCCTGTACGCGGTGATCCTGAGCGTCTACGCCGCCGTCGCGGTGCTCTGGCTGGTGGTGGTGTTCCGTGGGCCCATGCCGGCCTGGGCCGAATGGGCCTCCACCGCAGTCGATGTGCTGGTGCTGGTCACCCTGTGTGCGGTGTCGGGCGGGGCCACCGCAGCGCTGCTTCCGGTGTTCTTCCTGTTGCCCATCTCCGTTGCGTTCCAAGACCGTCCGTGGCTGACCGCGCTGCTCGGTGGCAGCACCGCACTGGGGTACCTGGCGGTGTGGATCCTGTACTCCGAGCGCGACGACAACGTCGGCCTGCCCGACATCGTCTACATGCACGTCGGCTTTCTGGCCTGGCTGGCGGTGGCGTCGACCGCGCTGTCGTTTGTGCTGGCGCGCCGTTCGGCGCGGGTGCGGACGTTGATGGAGGTGCGCCGCCAGTTGGTGTCGGAATCCACCCGGGCCGACGATCTGCGCAATGCCGAACTGGCCGAACATCTTCACGACGGGCCGTTGCAGACCCTGCTTGCCGCACGCCTGGAACTCGATGAGATCCGCGAACGCATCGCAGATCCGGGCCTGGACCGGGTGCACGCCGCATTGCAGGAGACCGCGGTCGGGCTGCGTTCCACGGTCACCGCGCTGCACCCGCAGGTCCTGGCCCAGTTGGGGATCACCCCGGCGGTGCGGGAGCTGTTGCGCCAGTACGAGACTCGCCCCGATCTGACCGTCCGGGCGGATCTGGAGGACGTCGGGCGCCCCGAAGGTCAGGCGCTGCTGTACCGGGCCGCCCGTGAACTGCTGGCCAACATCAACAAGCATGCCGGGGCGACCACGATCTCCGTCGGCCTGTATCGGGCCGGCGAGCGCGTCGTGCTGACCGTGGCCGACAACGGGACAGGGTTCGACCCGTCGGTATTGGCCGAGGCCGTCGCCGAGGGGCATATCGGGCTGGCGTCGCTGCAGGTTCGTATCGAGGCCATGGGCGGTTCGATGGCGATCAGCTCGGAGGCCGGGTTCGGCACCCAGGTCCGGGTCACGCTCTAG
- a CDS encoding acyl-CoA dehydrogenase family protein: MDFAMSAKAADYHSRLTDFMTEHVLPAEASYHAYREEKGPKDHTVPPVVEELKVKARELGLWNLFLPSESGLTNLEYAPLAELSGWSMEIAPEALNCAAPDTGNMETLHLFANEAQSKQWLEPLLAGEIRSAFAMTEPAVASSDARNIETTMLRDGADYVINGRKWWITGAADPRCKLLIVMGRTNPDAASHAQQSMILVPVDTPGVDIQRSLPVFGWQDQHGHCEIVFDNVRVPAENLLHEEGSGFAIAQARLGPGRIHHCMRALGAAERALALMIDRVQKRIAFGKPLAEQGVVRESIAKSRNEIDQARLLCEKAAWKIDQEGNKAAHVLVSQIKSVAPQIACNVIDRAIQVHGAAGVSDDVPLARLYSWHRAMRLFDGPDEVHMRTIARAELGREKSPLAAAATK, encoded by the coding sequence ATGGACTTCGCGATGTCGGCCAAGGCGGCTGATTACCACTCCCGGTTGACCGACTTCATGACCGAGCACGTGCTGCCGGCTGAGGCCTCCTATCACGCCTATCGGGAGGAGAAGGGCCCCAAGGACCACACCGTTCCCCCGGTCGTGGAGGAGCTCAAGGTCAAGGCCCGTGAGCTCGGCTTGTGGAACCTGTTTCTGCCCTCGGAGTCGGGCCTGACCAACCTGGAGTACGCGCCGCTGGCCGAGCTGAGCGGCTGGAGCATGGAGATCGCTCCGGAGGCCCTGAACTGTGCGGCGCCGGACACCGGGAACATGGAGACCCTGCACCTGTTCGCGAACGAGGCGCAGAGCAAGCAGTGGCTCGAGCCGCTGCTGGCCGGTGAGATCCGCAGCGCGTTCGCGATGACCGAACCGGCCGTCGCGTCCTCGGATGCCCGCAACATCGAGACCACGATGCTGCGTGACGGGGCCGACTATGTGATCAACGGCCGCAAGTGGTGGATCACCGGTGCGGCCGATCCGCGCTGCAAGCTGCTCATCGTGATGGGCCGGACCAACCCGGACGCGGCGTCGCACGCCCAGCAATCGATGATCCTGGTGCCGGTGGACACTCCCGGGGTGGACATCCAGCGCTCACTGCCGGTGTTCGGTTGGCAGGACCAGCACGGGCACTGCGAGATCGTGTTCGACAACGTGCGGGTGCCTGCCGAGAACCTGCTGCACGAAGAGGGCAGCGGTTTCGCGATCGCCCAGGCCCGGCTGGGCCCGGGCCGTATCCACCACTGCATGCGCGCCCTCGGCGCGGCCGAGCGGGCGTTGGCGCTGATGATCGACCGGGTGCAGAAGCGCATCGCATTCGGTAAGCCGTTGGCCGAGCAGGGCGTGGTGCGGGAGTCGATCGCCAAGTCCCGCAACGAGATCGATCAGGCTCGGCTGCTGTGCGAGAAGGCCGCGTGGAAGATCGACCAGGAGGGCAACAAGGCCGCCCACGTGCTGGTCTCCCAGATCAAGTCGGTGGCCCCGCAGATCGCCTGCAACGTCATCGACCGGGCCATCCAGGTGCACGGTGCGGCCGGGGTCAGCGACGATGTCCCGCTGGCGCGGCTCTATTCCTGGCACCGCGCGATGCGGCTGTTCGACGGCCCCGACGAGGTCCACATGCGCACCATCGCCCGCGCCGAGCTGGGCCGGGAGAAATCGCCTCTTGCTGCGGCGGCGACAAAATGA
- a CDS encoding response regulator, producing the protein MVAKLRVVVGDDHPMFREGVVRALTSSGEIDVVAEADNGADALELIRTHQPQVAVLDYRMPQLDGAQVAAAVSRDELPTRVLLVSAHDESAIVYTALQQGAAGFLSKESTRSELVNAVLSCAKGRDVLDPNLAAGLAGEIRRRNEPDVPVLSPREREVLDLIAKGLSIPAMAKELFLAPSTVKTHVQRLYEKLGVSDRGAAVAEAMRRRLLD; encoded by the coding sequence ATGGTCGCCAAGTTGCGGGTGGTCGTGGGTGATGACCACCCGATGTTCCGCGAGGGTGTGGTGCGTGCCTTGACCTCCAGCGGCGAGATCGACGTGGTGGCCGAGGCCGACAACGGCGCCGACGCACTGGAATTGATCAGGACCCACCAGCCGCAGGTCGCCGTGCTGGACTACCGGATGCCACAACTCGACGGGGCCCAGGTGGCCGCCGCGGTCAGCCGTGACGAGTTGCCCACCCGGGTGTTGCTGGTCTCCGCGCACGACGAGTCGGCGATCGTGTACACCGCGCTGCAGCAGGGCGCCGCCGGGTTCCTGTCCAAGGAGTCCACCCGCAGCGAGCTGGTGAACGCCGTGCTGTCGTGCGCGAAGGGCCGAGACGTACTCGACCCGAACCTGGCCGCCGGGCTGGCCGGCGAGATCCGTCGTCGCAATGAACCCGACGTGCCCGTGCTCAGCCCGCGCGAACGCGAGGTGCTCGACCTGATCGCCAAGGGCCTGTCCATCCCGGCGATGGCCAAGGAGCTCTTCCTGGCCCCGTCGACGGTGAAGACCCATGTGCAACGCCTCTACGAGAAGCTGGGCGTGAGCGACCGGGGCGCGGCGGTCGCTGAGGCGATGCGCCGCCGACTGCTGGACTGA
- a CDS encoding nuclear transport factor 2 family protein produces MTGTPPPITPESRPPFPPFTLETARQKVQAAEDAWNTRDPQRVALAYTPDSVWRNRDQHVVGREQIVEFLTAKWERELDYVLRKSLWGFRENRMAVRFQYECHDATGQWYRSYGNELWEFSPEGLMSRREASINDVAIDESQRRYFGPRPEAEYGRDIELW; encoded by the coding sequence ATGACCGGAACGCCTCCCCCCATCACACCCGAGAGCCGCCCGCCGTTCCCGCCTTTCACTCTGGAAACAGCCCGGCAGAAGGTTCAGGCCGCCGAGGATGCGTGGAATACGCGCGACCCGCAGCGGGTCGCCCTGGCCTATACGCCCGATTCCGTGTGGCGCAATCGAGACCAGCACGTCGTCGGGCGCGAGCAGATCGTGGAGTTCCTGACCGCCAAGTGGGAACGCGAACTGGACTACGTACTACGTAAGAGCCTGTGGGGATTTCGGGAGAACCGGATGGCGGTGCGGTTTCAGTACGAATGCCACGACGCAACGGGCCAGTGGTACCGCAGCTACGGAAATGAGTTGTGGGAGTTCAGCCCCGAGGGGCTGATGTCCCGGCGGGAGGCCAGCATCAACGACGTCGCGATCGACGAGTCGCAGCGCCGCTACTTCGGTCCGCGCCCGGAAGCGGAGTACGGCCGGGACATCGAGCTCTGGTAG
- a CDS encoding LysR family transcriptional regulator, with product MHLDELRWFVVLAETEHVTDAAAELGISQPTLSRALARLEEQVGVPLFDRVNRRLRLNAYGHILLEHSRRSIGEIRSATERIAELRDPDTGMVRLAFLHSQAGWYVPDLLRRFRAEAPLVRFELFQGAAHEIVERLAGGEADLAITSPRPDGFRWRGLYMERLCLAVPRQHRFARRSRIRLADAGAEPFVALAPDFGLRQLTDELCAEAGISPQVVFEAMEIPTMEGLVAAGFGVAVVPVPRPERAEPGAAYVPLSESSAKRQIGLTWNADRPLPPAAARLAEFVMHSAHAID from the coding sequence ATGCATCTGGACGAGCTGCGGTGGTTCGTGGTGCTCGCCGAAACCGAGCACGTGACCGACGCCGCAGCCGAACTCGGCATCAGCCAGCCCACCCTGTCACGCGCCCTGGCCCGGCTCGAGGAGCAGGTGGGGGTGCCGCTGTTCGATCGGGTGAACCGGCGCCTTCGGCTCAACGCCTACGGGCACATTCTCCTGGAGCACAGCCGCCGGAGTATCGGCGAAATCCGTTCGGCCACCGAGAGAATCGCCGAGTTGCGCGACCCCGATACCGGGATGGTGCGGCTGGCGTTCCTGCATTCGCAGGCCGGCTGGTACGTTCCGGATCTGTTGCGCCGGTTCCGGGCCGAGGCTCCGCTGGTGCGCTTCGAGCTGTTCCAGGGTGCGGCCCACGAGATCGTCGAACGCCTGGCCGGCGGTGAGGCCGACCTGGCGATCACGTCGCCGCGGCCGGACGGCTTCCGCTGGCGCGGGCTGTACATGGAACGGTTGTGCCTGGCCGTGCCGCGTCAGCATCGGTTCGCCCGCCGATCCCGGATCCGGCTGGCCGACGCCGGAGCCGAACCGTTCGTGGCGCTGGCACCCGACTTCGGCTTGCGTCAGCTCACCGACGAACTGTGCGCCGAGGCCGGTATCTCGCCGCAGGTGGTGTTCGAGGCCATGGAGATCCCCACCATGGAAGGGTTGGTGGCGGCGGGTTTCGGGGTCGCGGTCGTCCCGGTGCCGCGGCCCGAACGCGCCGAACCGGGCGCCGCATACGTGCCGTTGTCGGAGAGTTCGGCCAAACGCCAGATCGGACTGACGTGGAACGCCGACCGTCCGCTACCGCCCGCTGCGGCGCGCCTGGCCGAATTCGTCATGCACAGCGCGCATGCCATTGACTAA
- a CDS encoding LCP family protein yields MNAPAHSTGAPRHRMPNRGVRAARRAAVSLVAVAVLAGTGAGWVSYHGALDGITTSNALEGGPVSSGDTENILIMGLDSRLDQHGNPLPEDIYEALHAGDETVGGYNANVLIVVHLPGDGGPATAFSIPRDDYVELAGCDIDPCKGKVKQAYGWAYQREMETLESSSYEDPSANEQQAREAGRRAQIATVRNLLGIPIDHFVEVTLGAFFQIAKAVAPITVCLNADTSDPYSGADFHQGVQQIDAAQAMAFVRQRRDVNDENFTDLDRTRRQQAFIAALVSALGQSGALSSPGKLRELLNVTKQNVALDSGFDLASFASRASALTGEPPTLYTLPIKEFGQNSLGEDINIVDVPTIRKIVHDLVSKDDSASSSTPTSKAQKLNGHGAVLDVVNASTYSGLAAQLEITFGAHGFTEGQIGDGESLAATTTIDYGTGAEAAAQSLADELGVIAAPSAEVVPGTVQLTVGTDFPGDDYLTESGDATSSGSESGSESGSESDSASESTWDSTGESTEETTASTPVTTVAATATGTKSAAPTDLSQMKVSGIPCVK; encoded by the coding sequence ATGAATGCACCCGCCCACTCGACCGGCGCACCCCGCCACCGTATGCCCAACCGGGGCGTACGGGCTGCCCGACGCGCCGCTGTCAGCCTGGTGGCGGTGGCGGTGCTGGCGGGCACGGGCGCCGGGTGGGTGTCCTATCACGGGGCGCTGGACGGCATCACCACGTCCAACGCGCTGGAAGGCGGCCCGGTCTCGTCCGGGGATACCGAGAACATCCTGATCATGGGGCTGGACAGCAGGCTGGATCAGCACGGCAACCCGCTGCCCGAGGACATCTACGAGGCCCTGCACGCCGGTGATGAGACCGTCGGCGGCTACAACGCCAACGTGCTGATCGTGGTGCACCTGCCCGGCGACGGCGGCCCGGCCACCGCGTTCTCCATTCCCCGCGACGACTACGTCGAGCTGGCCGGGTGCGACATCGACCCGTGTAAGGGCAAGGTCAAGCAGGCCTACGGGTGGGCCTATCAGCGCGAGATGGAAACCTTGGAGTCTTCGTCGTACGAAGACCCGTCGGCCAACGAGCAGCAGGCCCGTGAAGCCGGGCGCCGGGCCCAGATCGCCACCGTGCGCAACCTGCTCGGCATTCCCATCGACCACTTCGTCGAGGTCACGCTCGGCGCGTTCTTCCAGATCGCCAAGGCGGTGGCACCGATCACGGTATGCCTCAACGCCGACACCTCCGACCCCTACTCGGGGGCCGACTTCCATCAGGGTGTGCAGCAGATCGACGCCGCGCAGGCGATGGCCTTCGTACGTCAGCGCCGCGACGTCAACGACGAGAACTTCACCGACCTCGACCGCACCCGCCGCCAGCAGGCCTTCATCGCCGCGCTGGTATCGGCGCTGGGCCAGAGCGGCGCGCTGTCCAGCCCGGGCAAGCTGCGCGAGTTGCTCAACGTGACCAAGCAGAACGTCGCGCTGGATTCCGGATTCGACCTGGCCAGCTTCGCCAGTCGCGCCTCGGCACTGACCGGCGAGCCGCCGACGCTCTACACCCTGCCGATCAAGGAATTCGGTCAGAACTCGCTGGGTGAGGACATCAACATCGTGGATGTCCCGACGATCCGCAAGATCGTGCACGATCTCGTCTCCAAGGACGACTCCGCGTCCTCGTCGACGCCCACCAGCAAGGCGCAGAAGCTCAACGGCCACGGCGCGGTGCTCGACGTGGTCAATGCGTCCACCTACAGCGGCTTGGCGGCCCAGCTCGAAATAACCTTCGGTGCACATGGATTCACCGAGGGACAGATCGGCGACGGTGAATCGCTGGCCGCCACCACCACGATCGATTACGGGACCGGCGCCGAAGCCGCGGCCCAATCGTTGGCCGATGAGCTCGGCGTGATCGCGGCCCCGTCCGCCGAGGTGGTGCCGGGCACCGTGCAGTTGACGGTGGGGACCGATTTCCCCGGTGACGACTATCTGACGGAATCCGGCGACGCGACGTCGTCGGGGTCCGAGTCGGGGTCCGAGTCGGGGTCCGAGTCCGATTCGGCGTCGGAGTCGACCTGGGATTCGACCGGTGAGTCGACGGAGGAAACCACTGCGAGCACTCCGGTGACCACCGTGGCCGCGACCGCGACCGGCACCAAATCCGCGGCGCCCACCGATCTGAGCCAGATGAAGGTCTCCGGTATTCCCTGCGTGAAATAG
- a CDS encoding MFS transporter: MPTTLTTVDWQGHSRGSTEYRRLLAALFCAGVATFAQLYSPQAVLPLIAQDMGTGAAHAALIISAATVGLALGVIPWSALADRIGRVQAMTISITAATLLGLIVPLAPGTALLLSGRVLEGLMLGGVPAVAIAYLTEEIDAGHAARAAGTYVAGTTIGGLAGRLVTGPIAEFAGWRVGVLVVAALCGLSAFAFVKLAPPARGFAPARSRNLGRRLAENLRSPRQLVLYSQGFLLMGGFVAMYNFLGFRLMAAPFNLPQTVVSLVFLAYIAGTWASARAGAEATRIGRKTVLLGSTATMIAGVAITLADNVFVVLAGLLIATAGFFGAHAIASGWVGAAAGAGRAQASSLYNLFYYAGSSVVGWVGGLAFDAAGWPAVAGTVIGLAVVAGALACTLGSYQSSMSRPYSASGRGPK; encoded by the coding sequence GTGCCCACCACCCTGACCACCGTTGACTGGCAGGGACATTCCCGTGGCTCGACCGAGTACCGGCGCCTGCTGGCCGCGTTGTTCTGCGCCGGGGTCGCCACCTTCGCGCAGTTGTACTCCCCGCAGGCCGTACTCCCGCTGATCGCGCAGGACATGGGCACCGGCGCGGCCCACGCCGCACTGATCATCTCGGCGGCCACCGTCGGTCTGGCGCTGGGTGTGATCCCGTGGTCGGCGCTGGCCGACCGCATCGGACGCGTCCAGGCCATGACGATATCCATCACCGCGGCAACGCTTCTCGGTTTGATCGTGCCCCTGGCGCCGGGGACTGCGCTCCTGCTGTCCGGCCGGGTCCTGGAAGGGCTCATGTTGGGCGGGGTGCCCGCGGTGGCCATCGCGTATCTCACCGAGGAGATCGACGCCGGACACGCCGCCCGCGCCGCGGGCACCTACGTCGCGGGCACTACGATCGGCGGACTGGCCGGCCGCCTGGTCACCGGGCCGATCGCCGAGTTCGCCGGATGGCGCGTCGGCGTGCTCGTGGTCGCGGCGCTGTGTGGCCTGTCGGCGTTCGCGTTCGTCAAACTCGCCCCACCCGCGCGGGGCTTCGCCCCGGCCCGCAGCCGCAATCTAGGCCGCCGGCTGGCCGAGAACCTGCGCTCACCCCGACAACTGGTGCTCTACAGCCAGGGCTTCCTGCTGATGGGCGGGTTCGTGGCGATGTACAACTTCCTCGGATTCCGGTTGATGGCCGCGCCGTTCAACCTGCCGCAGACCGTGGTCAGCTTGGTGTTCCTGGCCTACATCGCCGGCACCTGGGCCTCGGCCCGGGCCGGCGCCGAAGCCACCCGGATCGGCCGCAAGACCGTGCTGCTCGGCTCGACCGCCACGATGATCGCCGGCGTCGCGATCACCCTGGCCGACAACGTCTTCGTGGTGCTGGCCGGGCTCCTGATCGCCACTGCCGGGTTCTTCGGCGCACACGCCATCGCCTCAGGGTGGGTCGGCGCCGCCGCCGGTGCCGGCCGGGCCCAGGCGTCCTCGCTCTACAACCTCTTCTACTACGCGGGCTCCAGCGTGGTCGGTTGGGTCGGCGGACTCGCCTTCGACGCCGCGGGCTGGCCGGCGGTGGCCGGCACCGTGATCGGTCTCGCGGTGGTGGCGGGGGCGCTGGCCTGCACTCTGGGCAGCTACCAGAGCTCGATGTCCCGGCCGTACTCCGCTTCCGGGCGCGGACCGAAGTAG
- a CDS encoding alpha/beta fold hydrolase, with the protein MKLRIALGVLVLVVAALLLNELVATKEHRQAEPFAGGHVLELDGPDLNVREYGPPGERAVVLLHGYSASIEWWEQVAPQLARDQRVIAIDLVGHGGSEAPADGAAYHSAEQATAVRNALVALGVRRAVLVGHSMGGAVSAELARQYPDLVERVVVSDTPAADDLVTMPLLGQMVCWPVIGPAMDLARSVDAISEGSLQTGFAADYPVPDYAHRSLERLTYTGLCDSTEGPHPTVETLAALHKPVLVLWGDEDVLTPTAPNVERYTAAGLPPVVIEGSGHTPMVEQPDQFLAAVTPFVRIPAPAR; encoded by the coding sequence ATGAAATTGCGCATCGCCCTGGGCGTGCTGGTGCTGGTCGTGGCGGCGTTGCTGCTCAACGAACTGGTGGCGACCAAAGAGCATCGCCAGGCCGAGCCGTTCGCGGGCGGGCACGTGCTGGAGCTGGACGGCCCGGACCTCAACGTGCGTGAATACGGGCCGCCGGGGGAGCGTGCGGTGGTGTTGCTGCACGGGTACTCGGCCTCGATCGAGTGGTGGGAACAGGTGGCCCCGCAGCTGGCCCGCGACCAGCGGGTGATCGCGATCGATCTGGTCGGCCACGGCGGCTCCGAGGCGCCCGCCGACGGTGCCGCGTATCACTCGGCCGAACAGGCCACGGCGGTGCGCAACGCGCTCGTGGCACTCGGTGTGCGGCGTGCGGTGCTGGTCGGGCATTCGATGGGCGGGGCGGTCTCGGCCGAGCTGGCCCGGCAGTACCCCGACCTGGTGGAGCGGGTCGTGGTCTCGGACACCCCGGCCGCCGATGACCTGGTCACCATGCCGCTGTTGGGGCAGATGGTGTGCTGGCCGGTGATCGGCCCGGCGATGGATCTGGCCCGCAGCGTCGACGCGATCAGCGAGGGGTCACTGCAGACGGGGTTCGCCGCGGACTACCCGGTGCCCGATTACGCGCACCGCTCGCTGGAGCGCCTGACCTACACCGGGTTGTGCGACTCCACCGAAGGTCCGCATCCGACGGTGGAAACCCTTGCCGCACTGCACAAGCCGGTGTTGGTGCTGTGGGGCGACGAGGATGTGCTGACCCCGACCGCGCCCAACGTGGAGCGCTACACCGCCGCCGGATTGCCGCCGGTGGTGATCGAGGGGTCCGGACACACGCCGATGGTCGAGCAGCCCGATCAGTTCCTGGCCGCGGTCACGCCGTTCGTCAGGATCCCAGCCCCCGCGAGATGA